In Mastigocladopsis repens PCC 10914, a single window of DNA contains:
- a CDS encoding DegT/DnrJ/EryC1/StrS family aminotransferase, protein MIQSVNHSIPAFDIKQQYTTIEAEVSAAVLEVLASGRYIGGPIVAGFEQQFAAYTGVSKCVACNSGTDALFLALRAFNIGAGDEVITTPFTFIATAEVISAVGAKPVFVDINTTTFNLNVEQVAAAITPNTKAIIPVHLFGQPVDLTGLMDIAEAHNLVVIEDCAQSTGASWAGQKVGSIGHIGCFSFYPTKNLGGCGDGGAITTNNPEVAEKLRILKEHGQKNRYHYEEIGVNSRLDAIQAAILQIKLRYLDIWNNQRRQVAARYHQFLNQIPGIIAPQELAGGMGVWNQYTIRVLSNKRDLIRNQLQERGVNTMVYYPRPLHLQPVYANLGYKEGQLPVAEQACDEVLSLPMFPELSEEQQDQVIYSLKDCFFS, encoded by the coding sequence ATGATTCAAAGTGTAAATCATTCCATCCCAGCCTTTGACATCAAGCAACAATACACCACGATAGAAGCAGAAGTCAGCGCAGCCGTATTGGAAGTTCTGGCTTCTGGTCGTTATATTGGTGGTCCAATTGTCGCAGGCTTTGAGCAACAGTTTGCCGCCTATACTGGTGTGAGTAAATGTGTAGCCTGTAACTCTGGGACTGATGCTCTTTTCTTGGCTCTTAGAGCTTTCAATATTGGTGCGGGCGATGAAGTGATTACCACACCCTTTACTTTTATCGCCACTGCTGAAGTTATCAGTGCAGTAGGTGCCAAGCCAGTGTTTGTTGATATCAACACCACTACGTTTAATCTAAATGTAGAGCAAGTAGCAGCCGCAATTACACCCAATACTAAAGCAATTATCCCGGTTCACCTGTTTGGTCAACCTGTGGATCTCACTGGATTGATGGATATAGCAGAAGCACACAATTTAGTTGTTATAGAAGATTGCGCTCAGTCTACAGGAGCAAGTTGGGCAGGACAAAAGGTAGGAAGTATTGGACACATCGGTTGCTTCAGTTTTTATCCTACCAAAAATCTTGGTGGTTGCGGTGACGGCGGGGCAATAACGACCAATAACCCCGAAGTTGCAGAAAAGCTACGAATTCTAAAAGAGCATGGTCAGAAAAATCGATACCATTACGAGGAAATTGGTGTCAACAGCCGTTTAGATGCTATCCAAGCGGCTATTCTTCAAATTAAGCTGCGTTATCTAGATATTTGGAATAATCAGCGGCGACAAGTTGCGGCTCGTTATCACCAGTTCCTCAATCAAATTCCTGGTATCATTGCACCCCAAGAATTGGCTGGGGGTATGGGAGTTTGGAATCAATACACCATTCGTGTACTCAGCAATAAAAGAGACTTGATTCGCAATCAATTGCAAGAGCGGGGTGTAAACACCATGGTTTACTACCCGCGCCCTTTACATTTACAACCAGTATACGCAAATTTGGGATATAAAGAGGGGCAATTGCCAGTGGCAGAGCAAGCCTGCGATGAAGTTTTATCCTTGCCCATGTTCCCAGAGTTATCAGAAGAACAGCAAGACCAAGTGATTTATAGCCTGAAGGATTGTTTTTTCTCTTGA
- a CDS encoding succinate--CoA ligase subunit alpha: MNLTPDSKVLIQGFYEYITATHVVQMKANGTNLVAGVNPGCGGQQMYGLPVFDLVEEVVEQFGVIDTTIICVHPYQVLDAALEAIASNIRQIIIISPGVPPLDMVELLRKAEATETLIVGPNSPGIIVPGKILLGTQPSEFYTPGSVGILSRSTTLTYEVAREITNAGLGQSISVSIGSDAIVGSSFLQWLQILDEDEATKAIVLVGQPGGGREEAAAQYIAEAIDKPVVAYIAGTQAPPVKHWRQTGTLAAVIGRDPDFGTAKSKLTAFSQAKVPVAERPSQIPELVKKAMK, from the coding sequence ATGAATTTAACACCAGACAGCAAAGTGTTAATCCAAGGCTTTTATGAATACATCACAGCAACTCATGTTGTGCAAATGAAAGCCAATGGCACGAATTTGGTCGCTGGGGTCAATCCTGGATGTGGTGGACAGCAAATGTACGGTTTGCCAGTATTCGACTTGGTAGAGGAAGTCGTGGAGCAATTTGGAGTGATTGACACTACAATCATTTGCGTACATCCCTACCAAGTTTTAGATGCAGCACTAGAAGCGATCGCATCTAATATCCGCCAAATTATCATCATTTCCCCAGGCGTGCCACCCTTGGATATGGTGGAATTACTTCGCAAAGCCGAGGCAACAGAAACCCTAATAGTGGGACCAAATAGTCCTGGTATCATCGTACCAGGGAAAATTCTCTTGGGTACTCAACCAAGTGAATTTTATACCCCTGGTTCAGTAGGCATCCTTAGTCGCAGCACCACCCTCACCTACGAAGTTGCTAGAGAAATAACCAATGCTGGCTTAGGACAATCGATTAGTGTCAGCATTGGTAGTGATGCGATTGTTGGTTCGTCTTTTCTGCAATGGCTGCAAATCTTAGATGAGGATGAAGCTACAAAGGCAATTGTGTTGGTTGGTCAACCAGGTGGTGGTCGTGAAGAAGCCGCAGCGCAATACATTGCTGAAGCAATTGATAAACCAGTCGTTGCCTATATTGCAGGTACACAAGCACCACCAGTAAAACATTGGCGTCAGACTGGAACTTTGGCGGCTGTGATAGGACGCGACCCTGATTTTGGCACAGCAAAAAGTAAATTAACCGCTTTTTCTCAAGCAAAAGTCCCAGTTGCAGAACGTCCTTCTCAGATACCAGAATTGGTAAAGAAGGCGATGAAATAG
- a CDS encoding ABC transporter permease, protein MQELIKLDLFDLACAVGLMGAAIGLSAWEKIGLELNLAFATGRTLLQLAILGYVLEFIFALDNPWAVLAILAVMLTISAIVARNRITQKIPQMLPLVWGAIFLSTTMTLLYTNILIIQPDRWFEPQYVIPLAGIVLGHAMNAAALAGERLVSTINASQLEIETHLSLGATPQQAVVHYRKDAVRAGLIPTLNQMMVIGMVTLPGIITGQLLSGVNAREAASYQILIMFMIAFANLLTTLLVTRGICRQFFNSTAQLVR, encoded by the coding sequence ATGCAGGAGCTAATCAAGCTAGATTTATTCGATTTGGCTTGTGCTGTTGGATTGATGGGCGCAGCTATAGGTTTATCTGCGTGGGAAAAAATAGGACTGGAACTCAATTTAGCTTTTGCAACAGGGAGAACCCTTCTACAACTAGCCATATTGGGATATGTTCTGGAGTTCATCTTTGCTTTAGATAATCCTTGGGCAGTTTTGGCGATTTTAGCAGTCATGCTGACGATTTCGGCAATTGTCGCACGAAATCGCATTACTCAAAAAATACCGCAGATGTTGCCCTTGGTCTGGGGAGCAATTTTTCTCAGTACAACCATGACGCTTCTTTATACCAATATCTTGATAATTCAACCAGACCGATGGTTTGAGCCGCAGTATGTGATTCCTCTAGCAGGGATAGTATTAGGTCATGCTATGAATGCTGCTGCGCTTGCTGGAGAACGTCTTGTCAGCACCATTAATGCTAGTCAGTTGGAAATAGAAACCCACTTAAGCTTGGGTGCAACACCCCAACAAGCCGTTGTACACTACCGTAAAGATGCTGTTCGCGCTGGATTGATTCCTACCCTCAATCAGATGATGGTTATCGGAATGGTGACACTACCAGGAATCATCACTGGTCAGTTACTGAGTGGCGTTAATGCTCGCGAAGCTGCATCTTACCAAATTTTGATTATGTTCATGATTGCTTTCGCCAATTTACTCACAACACTATTAGTGACTCGGGGAATATGTCGTCAATTTTTTAACTCCACCGCGCAGTTGGTGAGATGA
- a CDS encoding DUF561 domain-containing protein, translated as MTMHPTLQSAFAYRRALKVITGLNNFDGDRVASTIKAAHHGGATFVDIAADPALVKMAKTLTNMPVCVSAVEPEKFVQAVAAGADLIEIGNFDSFYAQGRRFEAEEVLALAHQTRALLPEITLSVTVPHILTLDQQVQLAEELVKAGADIIQTEGGTSTNPSHPGTLGLIEKAAPTLAAAYEISRAVSVPVLCASGISNVTASLAVAAGAAGVGVGSAINQLNSEVAMIAAVRGLVEALATTKVLSP; from the coding sequence ATGACAATGCATCCTACTCTCCAAAGTGCATTTGCCTACCGCCGCGCTCTCAAAGTGATCACCGGCTTGAATAACTTCGATGGCGATCGCGTGGCATCAACTATCAAAGCAGCCCATCACGGTGGTGCTACTTTTGTTGATATCGCTGCCGATCCAGCTTTAGTAAAAATGGCAAAAACTTTGACAAATATGCCTGTTTGTGTATCAGCAGTTGAGCCGGAGAAATTTGTGCAAGCTGTAGCAGCGGGTGCAGATTTGATTGAAATCGGTAATTTCGATTCTTTTTATGCCCAAGGACGCAGATTTGAGGCTGAGGAAGTTTTAGCGTTGGCTCACCAAACCCGTGCTCTCCTCCCTGAAATTACTCTTTCTGTTACCGTTCCTCATATTCTGACACTGGATCAACAAGTACAGTTGGCAGAGGAACTGGTGAAAGCTGGCGCAGATATCATCCAAACCGAAGGTGGAACCAGCACCAACCCATCTCACCCTGGAACTTTGGGACTTATTGAAAAAGCTGCTCCCACTTTGGCAGCAGCCTATGAAATTTCTCGTGCTGTGTCAGTTCCAGTGCTGTGTGCTTCTGGTATTTCCAACGTCACAGCATCCCTTGCTGTTGCTGCTGGCGCTGCTGGTGTTGGTGTCGGTTCTGCCATTAACCAACTCAACAGCGAAGTCGCTATGATTGCCGCTGTACGTGGTTTGGTAGAAGCGTTGGCAACAACAAAAGTGCTGAGTCCCTAA
- a CDS encoding succinate--CoA ligase subunit beta: MDLLEYQVKEWFAKIGIPVLPSQRIDHPTDLKRLKISYPIVLKSQVHAGERAKAGGVRFVETTIDAIAAAQNIFNLPIVGQLPEVLLAEAKYDTEQEFYLAVVLDTAVCRPVLLGCTEADNIDWELACEKMQHVVVEQEFSPFYARRLALKMGLQGALMQSVSTVVEKMYQLFVEKDLDLVEINPLGVSSPGQVMALNGNISVNERAIGRHLDITEIAKKMVNRYTSSETIRNLGDWDVVEMHGKIAILGNGAGSVMATLDLVVNSGGKPGVCLNLRHASITETSPTTFRSRLEKALKNLATDRSIQVILINFLGSISQGAEVSEVIGNFVENSISETKSYTARSNGSRNRRENHFPRLIVRLAGSEFHTARKYIATLKTPTDASIVVVENLDEAVAEAVRLAKSTAYRRF; the protein is encoded by the coding sequence ATGGATTTGTTAGAGTACCAGGTTAAGGAATGGTTTGCGAAAATAGGCATCCCTGTATTGCCTTCGCAACGAATTGACCATCCCACGGATTTAAAACGTTTAAAAATTAGCTACCCGATTGTTCTGAAATCTCAGGTTCATGCGGGCGAACGAGCAAAAGCTGGTGGAGTCAGGTTTGTAGAAACGACCATTGATGCGATCGCCGCCGCACAAAATATCTTTAATCTACCAATTGTGGGCCAATTGCCAGAAGTGTTACTGGCAGAAGCTAAGTATGATACTGAACAAGAATTTTATTTGGCGGTAGTTTTAGATACAGCCGTCTGCCGACCAGTACTTTTAGGTTGCACAGAAGCAGACAACATTGATTGGGAATTAGCGTGCGAGAAAATGCAGCACGTCGTCGTTGAACAGGAGTTTTCCCCATTTTATGCTCGACGACTAGCATTGAAAATGGGCTTGCAGGGTGCCTTAATGCAGTCAGTAAGCACTGTTGTCGAGAAGATGTACCAGTTATTTGTAGAAAAAGACCTGGACTTGGTGGAAATCAATCCCTTAGGTGTGAGTTCCCCCGGTCAAGTTATGGCCCTCAATGGGAACATCAGCGTCAACGAACGGGCAATCGGGCGTCACCTAGATATTACTGAAATTGCTAAAAAAATGGTAAACCGTTATACCAGTAGCGAGACAATTAGGAATTTGGGCGATTGGGATGTGGTAGAAATGCACGGTAAAATTGCCATTTTGGGTAATGGTGCTGGATCGGTGATGGCAACTTTAGACTTAGTTGTTAATAGTGGTGGTAAACCTGGAGTGTGTTTAAACCTGCGCCATGCCTCTATTACTGAAACCTCACCAACAACCTTCAGAAGTCGCTTGGAAAAAGCTTTAAAAAACCTAGCGACTGATAGAAGCATTCAAGTGATACTGATTAACTTCCTGGGTAGTATTTCTCAAGGTGCCGAAGTCTCTGAAGTCATCGGCAACTTTGTGGAAAACAGTATAAGCGAGACCAAATCATATACGGCAAGGTCTAATGGCAGTAGAAACCGTAGAGAGAACCATTTTCCCCGCTTGATCGTTCGTCTTGCTGGTTCTGAGTTCCACACAGCCAGGAAATACATAGCAACACTGAAAACTCCAACTGATGCCTCTATCGTGGTGGTGGAAAATTTAGATGAGGCGGTAGCAGAAGCAGTCCGTCTTGCTAAATCAACAGCATACAGAAGGTTTTGA